The Macrobrachium nipponense isolate FS-2020 chromosome 46, ASM1510439v2, whole genome shotgun sequence genome has a segment encoding these proteins:
- the LOC135214710 gene encoding integumentary mucin A.1-like, with amino-acid sequence MLPFNYEGMYMASVCLKRLRGGYYQTLQDIPQRTSTTAAPRRTSINATPQIASTNAAPQTTSTDTAPQTTSTNTAPQRTSTNTAPQRTSTNAAPQTTSTVLPPPNKLLILPQQ; translated from the coding sequence ATGTTGCCTTTCAATTACGAGGGAATGTATATGGCGTCAGTCTGCCTGAAACGCTTGAGGGGAGGCTATTACCAAACGCTGCAAGATATCCCACAAAGAACTAGTACTACTGCCGCCCCACGAAGAACTAGTATTAATGCCACCCCACAAATAGCTAGTACTAATGCCGCCCCACAAACAACTAGTACTGATACTGCCCCACAAACAACTAGTACTAATACTGCCCCACAAAGAACTAGTACTAATACTGCCCCACAAAGAACTAGTACTAATGCCGCCCCACAAACAACTAGTACTGTACTGCCCCCACCAAACAAATTACTAATACTGCCACAACAATAG